In one Candidatus Ozemobacteraceae bacterium genomic region, the following are encoded:
- a CDS encoding 3'(2'),5'-bisphosphate nucleotidase CysQ, with protein MIPLRHPDAAFLLETAESAAREIMRIYAGEFAVDMKAGVEPVTQADRNADALIVAALKARFPEDAVLSEENGLQASGRAGRRVWFIDPVDGTKEFVKRNGEFSVQIGMSVDGVLDLGIVLQPATGDTWLAARGEGCHHRAPGGAWSRVVLPPRGDGPLVLAISRSHPSMLAVKASRDLGCERQLERGGVGLKLMAIASGAAHYYLNDSNSTKAWDIAAPEILFTEAGGIVTDLRGEPFRYDVIDYRHRHGLLASCDRDLHDRLLAFVRRERYRG; from the coding sequence ATGATTCCTCTGCGCCATCCCGACGCCGCCTTCCTGCTGGAAACGGCGGAGTCGGCTGCGCGCGAGATCATGCGCATCTACGCCGGCGAGTTCGCGGTCGACATGAAGGCCGGCGTCGAGCCGGTGACGCAGGCCGACCGGAACGCCGACGCGCTCATCGTCGCAGCCTTGAAGGCGCGTTTCCCGGAAGATGCGGTGCTGAGCGAGGAAAACGGCCTCCAGGCTTCCGGTCGCGCCGGGCGCCGCGTCTGGTTCATCGATCCGGTTGACGGAACGAAGGAGTTCGTCAAACGGAACGGCGAATTCTCGGTCCAGATCGGCATGTCCGTCGATGGCGTGCTCGACCTTGGCATCGTGCTTCAGCCGGCGACGGGCGACACGTGGCTCGCCGCGCGGGGCGAAGGGTGTCATCACCGCGCCCCGGGCGGCGCCTGGTCGCGGGTCGTGCTTCCGCCGCGCGGAGACGGGCCGCTCGTGCTGGCGATCAGCCGATCCCACCCGAGCATGCTTGCGGTGAAGGCCAGCCGTGACCTCGGTTGCGAACGGCAGCTGGAACGCGGCGGCGTCGGCCTCAAGCTGATGGCCATCGCTTCGGGCGCGGCGCATTACTACCTGAACGATTCGAACTCCACAAAGGCCTGGGATATCGCCGCCCCGGAAATCCTGTTCACCGAAGCCGGCGGGATCGTCACGGATTTGCGCGGCGAACCGTTCAGATACGACGTGATCGACTACCGGCACCGGCACGGACTTCTGGCCTCCTGCGACCGCGACCTGCACGACCGCCTCCTCGCCTTCGTCCGCCGGGAGCGGTATCGGGGCTGA
- a CDS encoding tetratricopeptide repeat protein, producing MNGAIRAYQDILNVYPRNTQALYNLACLLDMERRYDEAIDAYQAALRDDPFLDKAIYNLAIIYERLGQHQDAIASWHKFMQATKDEEKIAMAERYVRELEEFAALNQ from the coding sequence GTGAACGGCGCGATCCGGGCCTATCAGGATATTCTGAACGTCTACCCCCGCAACACGCAGGCCCTCTACAACCTCGCCTGTCTGCTCGACATGGAGCGCCGATATGACGAGGCCATCGACGCTTACCAGGCCGCCCTGCGCGACGATCCCTTCCTCGACAAGGCCATCTACAATCTTGCGATCATCTACGAGCGCCTGGGTCAGCATCAGGACGCCATCGCCTCCTGGCATAAGTTCATGCAGGCGACGAAGGACGAAGAGAAGATCGCCATGGCTGAACGGTACGTGAGGGAACTCGAAGAATTCGCCGCGCTGAATCAGTGA
- a CDS encoding YggS family pyridoxal phosphate-dependent enzyme: MDLATNLERIRSRIKSAAEACGRRPEDIRLIAVTKSVGVDTISLLLQAGQRLMAESRPQALRDRANLLAGKQIGWHFIGPLQTNKVKYVYPIAEMVHSIDREELIDEFGRWAQKTGRKTPFLLEVHISPEPTKQGIDPKHLLKLIERVRNRPDLDIRGLMGMAPYVDDPDVIRASFRQLAGLLAESRSLEGPAYKACELSMGMSDDFAIAIEEGATMVRIGTALFDDADAGEGA; the protein is encoded by the coding sequence ATGGATCTGGCGACAAATCTCGAACGTATCCGTTCCCGGATCAAATCCGCGGCGGAAGCCTGCGGGCGGCGTCCGGAGGATATCAGGCTCATCGCCGTCACCAAAAGCGTCGGCGTCGATACCATCAGCCTGTTGCTCCAGGCCGGGCAGCGCCTGATGGCGGAAAGCCGGCCGCAGGCCCTGCGCGACCGGGCCAACCTCCTGGCCGGGAAGCAGATCGGATGGCATTTCATCGGCCCGCTCCAGACGAACAAGGTGAAATACGTCTACCCGATCGCCGAGATGGTTCACTCGATCGACCGTGAAGAGTTGATCGACGAGTTCGGGCGGTGGGCGCAGAAGACGGGGCGCAAGACCCCATTCCTGCTCGAAGTGCATATTTCGCCCGAGCCGACGAAGCAGGGGATCGACCCGAAACATCTGCTGAAGCTGATCGAACGCGTTCGCAACAGGCCCGACCTCGACATCCGCGGCCTGATGGGCATGGCGCCCTACGTCGACGATCCCGACGTCATCCGCGCCTCGTTCCGGCAACTCGCCGGCCTGCTCGCAGAAAGCCGGTCCCTCGAGGGCCCGGCCTACAAAGCCTGCGAACTGTCCATGGGCATGTCCGACGATTTCGCCATCGCCATCGAGGAAGGGGCGACCATGGTCCGCATTGGAACCGCGCTTTTCGACGACGCCGATGCCGGGGAAGGGGCCTGA
- a CDS encoding YggT family protein, with amino-acid sequence MIIPLVLWVLRLMQLAIFLRVMLTWVAPDPSAMRSLRWFTDPMDRLLKPFSVAIPMGPAYLDLGPMLALFLIEGISRVLIQLA; translated from the coding sequence ATGATCATCCCGCTCGTTCTGTGGGTGCTGCGGCTGATGCAGCTCGCGATTTTTCTGCGCGTGATGCTGACCTGGGTCGCTCCCGATCCGTCGGCAATGCGGAGCCTGCGATGGTTTACCGATCCGATGGATCGCCTGCTGAAGCCGTTTTCCGTGGCGATCCCGATGGGACCGGCCTACCTCGACCTCGGGCCGATGCTGGCCCTGTTCCTCATCGAGGGCATTTCGCGAGTTCTCATCCAGCTCGCCTGA
- a CDS encoding tetratricopeptide repeat protein, whose amino-acid sequence MKHAGRIACAVALVLLTQLAATSPAAQAAPEDDARLENRKGVSQARRGNLEAALASFEEACRVNPFDETALANLACAHNNLGVLLVKEHKYAEAIKHFEASKAQKPEDLQIRFNLLSARITMRDTEGAAAEARGILTLRPRDADTILRISTAFQKMEDDDSAQHLLEDLVSTSPDNVRALYQLGRLQYRQGNFPESRYYLTRALEVEPRHAESKNLLARIEREEKVESTFEQDNSVHFNLTFEGVFPREWARDLLDLFETAYQKVGDFLGHFPAQRAQVIVYSPADFRRVNDLPDWAGGVYDGKIRLPVPPGTNSPDQLAGAVFHEYCHHLIFLLTDGACPTWLNEGLAQLLEGLDPNRARQILSSDETAVLMPLKRLDGSFARNTSRNQAERLYAQSLVTVAQLIDDRGIAAVRELLGHLGRKRPFDEALNMTFSLTPTALEDMVRQSLE is encoded by the coding sequence ATGAAACATGCCGGGCGCATCGCGTGCGCAGTCGCTCTCGTCCTGCTGACCCAGCTCGCCGCAACGTCTCCGGCCGCGCAGGCGGCACCGGAGGATGACGCGCGCCTCGAAAATCGCAAGGGCGTCAGCCAGGCGCGGCGCGGTAATCTCGAAGCTGCGCTGGCCTCGTTCGAAGAGGCGTGCCGGGTGAATCCCTTCGATGAAACCGCGCTCGCAAACCTCGCCTGCGCGCACAACAACCTCGGCGTGCTGCTGGTGAAGGAGCACAAATACGCCGAAGCAATAAAGCATTTCGAGGCCTCGAAAGCCCAGAAACCCGAAGACCTGCAAATCCGGTTCAACCTCCTCTCGGCACGCATCACGATGCGCGATACGGAAGGGGCCGCGGCGGAAGCCCGGGGCATCCTGACGCTCCGGCCACGCGATGCCGACACGATCCTGCGCATCTCGACGGCTTTCCAGAAGATGGAAGACGACGACTCGGCCCAGCATCTGCTCGAAGACCTTGTGTCGACGTCGCCCGACAACGTCCGGGCGCTCTACCAGCTCGGCCGCCTGCAGTATCGCCAGGGCAATTTCCCCGAATCCCGGTATTACCTGACCCGGGCCCTCGAGGTGGAGCCGCGGCATGCCGAGTCAAAAAACCTGCTCGCCCGCATCGAGCGCGAGGAAAAGGTCGAATCGACGTTCGAGCAGGACAACAGCGTGCATTTCAACCTCACGTTCGAGGGAGTGTTTCCGAGGGAATGGGCCCGCGATCTGCTCGATCTGTTCGAGACGGCATACCAGAAGGTGGGAGATTTTCTGGGTCATTTTCCTGCCCAGCGCGCGCAGGTCATCGTCTACTCACCGGCCGATTTCAGGCGAGTCAACGACCTTCCGGACTGGGCGGGCGGCGTCTATGACGGGAAGATCCGCCTGCCGGTCCCTCCGGGGACGAACAGTCCCGATCAACTCGCCGGCGCCGTCTTCCACGAATACTGCCACCATCTGATTTTCCTGCTGACCGACGGGGCCTGCCCGACCTGGCTGAACGAAGGACTGGCCCAGCTTCTAGAAGGGTTGGACCCGAATCGTGCCCGTCAGATTCTCAGTTCCGATGAGACCGCCGTTCTGATGCCACTGAAGAGGCTGGACGGCTCTTTCGCCCGCAACACATCACGCAATCAGGCGGAGCGCCTGTATGCTCAGTCGCTTGTCACGGTCGCGCAGCTGATCGACGACAGGGGAATCGCCGCCGTCCGGGAGCTGCTCGGCCATCTCGGTCGCAAACGGCCCTTCGACGAGGCGCTCAACATGACTTTCAGCCTCACGCCGACCGCCCTGGAGGACATGGTGCGCCAGTCGCTCGAGTGA
- a CDS encoding phosphoglucomutase/phosphomannomutase family protein, which translates to MMEIKFGTSGWRDVIADGFTFENVRVCTQAIADHLKANGKTGGVVIGSDTRFLSQKFMETAARVLAANGIKAFLCVRDTPTPVISFELLRRKAAGGVNFTASHNPPEYQGLKFSPDWGGPALPETTGDIEKRANALMKSGPVHDLDLATALQKGLIEKIDPMETYLADLRKKVDLAAIKKAKLKVLVNPLYGTARGYLDALLREAGCEVTVMNDRLDPYFGGQPPEPSESHIPDMIAMMRTGKFDLGLATDGDADRFGILGPDARFYEPNQVLGMLLDHLKTTRKWPGGVARSVATTHLVDAVARHHKLEVFETPVGFKFIGDLISKDKIIMGGEESAGLTIRGHVPEKDGIIACLLVAEMVAVRGKPIHKILDELYTKVGTYLTRRINVKLTTAEKERAVENLKTSPAEIAGLKVVKTVKIDGTKFLLENDSWVLMRFSGTEPVVRYYAEARDAETLDRLCSYGEKLLRG; encoded by the coding sequence ATCATGGAAATCAAATTCGGCACTTCCGGCTGGCGCGACGTCATCGCCGACGGCTTCACGTTCGAGAACGTCCGGGTCTGCACGCAGGCGATCGCCGACCATCTCAAGGCCAACGGCAAGACCGGCGGCGTCGTGATCGGCAGCGACACACGGTTCCTTTCGCAGAAGTTCATGGAAACGGCAGCCCGGGTGCTGGCGGCAAACGGCATCAAGGCATTCCTCTGCGTTCGCGACACGCCGACGCCGGTGATCAGCTTTGAACTGCTGCGCCGCAAGGCCGCCGGCGGCGTCAATTTCACGGCCAGCCACAATCCGCCTGAATACCAGGGCCTCAAGTTTTCCCCCGACTGGGGCGGCCCGGCGCTGCCCGAGACGACCGGCGACATCGAGAAGCGGGCCAACGCCCTGATGAAAAGCGGCCCGGTGCATGACCTCGACCTGGCGACGGCGCTTCAGAAAGGGCTGATCGAGAAGATCGACCCGATGGAAACCTATCTCGCCGATCTCCGCAAGAAGGTCGATCTGGCAGCCATCAAAAAAGCGAAGTTGAAAGTGCTGGTGAACCCCCTGTACGGAACCGCCCGCGGGTATCTCGACGCACTCCTGCGCGAAGCCGGCTGCGAGGTAACGGTCATGAACGACCGGCTCGACCCGTATTTTGGCGGCCAGCCGCCCGAGCCGTCGGAAAGCCATATTCCCGACATGATCGCGATGATGCGAACGGGGAAGTTCGATCTCGGCCTCGCGACCGACGGAGATGCCGACAGGTTCGGCATTCTCGGCCCCGATGCGCGGTTCTACGAGCCGAACCAGGTTCTCGGCATGTTGCTCGATCACCTCAAGACGACGCGGAAGTGGCCCGGCGGCGTTGCCCGCTCGGTCGCCACGACCCACCTCGTCGATGCCGTGGCGCGGCATCACAAGCTCGAGGTGTTCGAAACGCCGGTAGGGTTCAAGTTCATCGGTGACCTGATCAGCAAGGATAAGATCATCATGGGCGGCGAGGAGTCGGCCGGCCTGACGATCCGGGGCCACGTTCCCGAAAAGGACGGCATCATCGCCTGCCTGCTCGTGGCCGAGATGGTCGCCGTGCGCGGCAAGCCCATCCACAAGATCCTCGACGAGCTGTACACCAAGGTCGGTACGTATCTGACCCGACGCATCAATGTCAAGCTGACGACCGCCGAAAAAGAGCGCGCGGTCGAAAACCTGAAGACTTCGCCGGCCGAGATCGCCGGCTTGAAGGTCGTGAAAACCGTGAAAATCGACGGCACCAAGTTCCTGCTCGAAAACGATAGCTGGGTGTTGATGCGGTTCTCCGGCACCGAGCCGGTCGTCAGATACTACGCGGAAGCCCGCGACGCCGAGACGCTCGACAGGCTCTGCAGCTACGGGGAAAAGCTGCTGCGCGGCTGA
- a CDS encoding ankyrin repeat domain-containing protein, which produces MRASLLRNLAVVCGVLAGSALGAAEIHEAAATGNTASVAALLASDSRLVRAKTATLLTPLHYAAVRGHAEVARQLIGAGADPDARTEDGRTPLQFAFENPEMSERDRTALVDLLASGPDIINSIDGIGLSPLHYAARFGNASAASLLIARGALVAARDAKGNTPLHLAAEAPETGAAEVALVLMNAGAPVNAVNFVNVTPLHAAVLADKQQEELVRLLVKYGASLTAKDSLGQTPWRAAVSSGNMAMASLLNELGASGEPQTATPSLPASPTQHLEPPVQPGGK; this is translated from the coding sequence ATGCGCGCCAGCCTGCTGCGGAACCTTGCCGTCGTCTGTGGAGTTCTCGCCGGATCGGCCCTCGGGGCCGCCGAGATCCATGAGGCCGCCGCCACCGGGAACACGGCCTCCGTCGCCGCCCTGCTTGCGAGCGACAGCCGCCTGGTGAGGGCGAAAACTGCGACGCTCCTGACACCGCTGCATTACGCCGCCGTTCGCGGCCATGCGGAGGTGGCACGGCAGCTCATCGGTGCCGGCGCAGACCCCGATGCGCGGACGGAGGACGGGAGAACACCGCTTCAGTTCGCCTTCGAGAATCCCGAGATGAGCGAGCGTGACAGGACGGCCCTCGTCGATCTTCTCGCCTCTGGTCCGGATATAATTAACTCTATAGATGGAATCGGCCTTTCTCCCCTCCATTATGCCGCGCGGTTCGGAAACGCTTCGGCGGCGTCCCTCCTGATCGCGCGCGGAGCACTCGTAGCCGCACGGGATGCGAAGGGGAACACGCCGCTCCACCTCGCCGCCGAAGCCCCGGAAACCGGGGCCGCGGAGGTCGCGCTCGTCCTGATGAATGCCGGTGCTCCGGTGAATGCGGTGAATTTCGTGAATGTCACTCCGCTGCATGCGGCGGTTCTCGCGGATAAACAGCAGGAGGAACTCGTTCGACTGCTGGTGAAATACGGGGCGAGCCTGACGGCAAAGGACAGTCTCGGCCAGACGCCGTGGCGGGCGGCCGTTTCATCGGGGAACATGGCGATGGCATCGCTTCTGAACGAACTGGGCGCTTCCGGCGAACCACAGACGGCCACCCCGTCGCTGCCGGCGAGCCCGACTCAGCATCTCGAACCCCCGGTTCAGCCCGGCGGGAAGTGA
- a CDS encoding amidohydrolase family protein — translation MIINCHCHIFSLDCIPLGFRRKFLLDMQNERQKLLFKLVRAVLMPGVRLETWLGFAHLDMTGIARRLVSEMDEAGVELATPLMVDMAFDSAYPERAVKEWGDQIADTLAAVDAVNAASGRRRLMPFIGADPRRPGVTDLVIGHLESKRFFGVKVYPVMGFYPDDEGLRAIFAYCEKHRIPVTTHCENGGLPGHAGYYDLAAPEHWEPVLERFPELVLNLAHFDRTGTAWQQRIMRMMPRWPNLYSDISFDAEMFWQPGRYFANMLRVMRTPLIQDRMLYGTDWYMGRFLWSEKSYIEWYTKGARRIFWAPVKFLKTDIRRLTEDNPRRFLGLGAMGADRCAPSRRSI, via the coding sequence ATGATCATCAACTGCCACTGCCACATCTTCTCACTCGACTGCATCCCGCTCGGATTCCGGCGGAAATTCCTTCTCGACATGCAAAACGAGCGGCAGAAGCTGCTGTTCAAGCTCGTTCGCGCCGTTCTGATGCCCGGCGTGCGGCTCGAAACCTGGCTCGGATTCGCGCATCTCGACATGACCGGAATCGCGCGGCGGCTCGTTTCCGAGATGGATGAAGCCGGTGTTGAGCTCGCGACCCCGCTCATGGTCGATATGGCGTTCGACTCCGCGTATCCGGAACGGGCGGTCAAGGAATGGGGCGACCAGATCGCGGATACGCTCGCCGCCGTCGATGCGGTGAACGCCGCTTCGGGACGGCGGAGACTGATGCCGTTCATCGGCGCCGACCCGCGCCGGCCGGGCGTGACGGATCTCGTCATCGGACATCTCGAATCGAAGCGGTTCTTCGGGGTGAAGGTGTATCCCGTCATGGGCTTTTACCCCGATGATGAGGGGCTTCGCGCGATCTTTGCGTATTGTGAGAAACACCGCATTCCGGTGACGACGCACTGCGAGAATGGCGGGCTGCCCGGTCACGCCGGATACTACGACCTGGCCGCGCCGGAACACTGGGAGCCGGTCCTGGAGCGGTTCCCTGAGCTCGTGCTGAATCTCGCCCATTTTGATCGGACCGGAACGGCCTGGCAGCAGCGCATCATGCGGATGATGCCGCGGTGGCCGAACCTGTATTCGGACATCTCGTTCGACGCCGAGATGTTCTGGCAGCCGGGACGCTACTTCGCGAACATGCTCCGCGTGATGCGGACCCCCCTGATCCAGGACCGCATGCTGTACGGCACCGACTGGTACATGGGCCGGTTCCTCTGGTCCGAGAAGAGTTATATCGAATGGTATACAAAAGGCGCCCGCCGCATTTTCTGGGCGCCCGTGAAGTTCCTGAAAACGGATATCCGGCGCCTCACGGAAGACAACCCCCGACGGTTTCTCGGACTCGGGGCTATGGGCGCCGACCGATGCGCCCCGTCACGTCGCAGCATCTGA
- a CDS encoding YitT family protein: MSRNVTLNNIVSIGAGILLATVSQAFFLVPNHIVPSGLVGLGTVLYHSMGIPIGLFVIVCNILLIGIQGRYVGIKAGGKTIVTILLQGALLDILISWLHVSRLAEDPMLACVYGGVLTGIGGALIFKGGATLGGTDILAQLLMKFKGVPVGTTFLWSDAVVLAVAALVYGPNLALYALIKSFIVSQTIDRVMEGSGDYRQVLIMSKQAETICWGIIEELHRGVTYLNGRGAYSNKPVDVLLTAVRRNQLPQLEELVYQLDPAAFIIVTDARRVIGKGFASLEEELAGIKEVTGTEMPKAPASTGK; encoded by the coding sequence ATGAGCCGGAACGTAACGTTGAACAATATCGTGTCGATCGGCGCGGGAATCCTCCTGGCGACGGTGTCGCAGGCGTTTTTCCTCGTGCCGAACCATATCGTGCCCAGCGGACTCGTCGGCCTCGGAACGGTGCTGTATCATAGCATGGGGATTCCCATCGGCCTGTTCGTCATCGTCTGCAATATCCTGTTGATCGGCATTCAGGGACGGTATGTCGGCATCAAGGCGGGCGGCAAGACCATCGTCACGATCCTGCTCCAGGGTGCCCTGCTCGACATTCTCATCTCGTGGCTCCATGTCTCACGACTGGCCGAAGACCCGATGCTCGCGTGCGTCTACGGCGGCGTGCTGACGGGCATCGGCGGGGCGCTGATCTTCAAGGGTGGGGCGACGCTCGGCGGGACGGACATCCTGGCGCAGTTGCTGATGAAGTTCAAGGGCGTGCCGGTCGGCACGACGTTCCTCTGGAGCGACGCGGTGGTTCTCGCCGTCGCGGCGCTGGTGTACGGGCCGAACCTGGCGCTGTATGCCCTGATCAAATCCTTCATCGTCAGCCAGACGATCGACCGGGTGATGGAGGGTTCAGGCGACTACCGGCAGGTGCTGATCATGTCAAAACAGGCCGAGACGATTTGCTGGGGCATCATCGAGGAGTTGCATCGCGGCGTCACGTATCTGAACGGCCGCGGCGCCTACTCGAACAAGCCGGTCGACGTGCTGCTGACGGCAGTCAGGCGCAACCAGCTGCCGCAGCTCGAGGAGCTCGTCTACCAGCTCGATCCCGCGGCGTTCATCATCGTGACCGACGCGCGACGGGTCATCGGCAAGGGCTTCGCCTCGCTCGAAGAGGAACTTGCCGGCATCAAGGAAGTCACCGGCACGGAGATGCCGAAAGCGCCCGCTTCTACAGGGAAATGA
- the kdsA gene encoding 3-deoxy-8-phosphooctulonate synthase, with protein MASSNTFSIRGHAGNAPFFVIAGPCVLQSTEEALLIAGTLKKVAASLGLPAIFKASFDKANRTSGEGHRGPGIDAGLAALAEIKARTGLPVLTDIHLPEQAVPAAEVCDVLQIPAFLCRQTDLLQAAAAAAHCINVKKGQFLSPWDTRHIVAKIKTVRADAEVVLTERGSSFGYGNLVVDMRSFPIMRQWADAVVFDATHSLQLPGAAGDRTGGQREYIPCLSRAAMATGNIDGVFLEIHPEPARSPSDADNILPLDRLEPLLKQLLAIRKTVLAEAHDVISL; from the coding sequence ATGGCATCGTCGAACACGTTCAGCATCCGCGGACATGCTGGGAACGCCCCGTTCTTCGTCATCGCCGGCCCCTGCGTGCTTCAGAGCACCGAAGAGGCGCTCCTCATCGCCGGCACCCTGAAAAAGGTCGCCGCAAGCCTCGGACTGCCGGCGATTTTCAAGGCAAGTTTCGACAAGGCGAACCGCACGTCGGGCGAAGGCCATCGGGGCCCCGGCATCGACGCGGGCCTCGCGGCGCTCGCCGAGATCAAGGCACGAACCGGCCTCCCGGTCCTGACCGACATCCATCTGCCCGAGCAGGCGGTGCCGGCCGCCGAAGTCTGCGACGTCCTCCAGATCCCGGCCTTCCTGTGCCGCCAGACCGATCTCCTCCAGGCCGCGGCGGCGGCCGCGCACTGCATCAACGTCAAGAAGGGGCAGTTTCTCTCGCCCTGGGACACGCGTCATATCGTGGCCAAAATAAAAACTGTGCGCGCCGACGCGGAGGTCGTGCTCACCGAGCGCGGAAGCTCGTTCGGCTACGGCAACCTCGTCGTCGACATGCGCAGCTTCCCGATCATGAGACAGTGGGCCGACGCGGTCGTGTTCGATGCGACGCACTCCCTGCAGCTGCCGGGCGCCGCGGGCGATCGCACCGGGGGCCAGCGCGAGTATATCCCGTGCCTATCACGGGCGGCGATGGCCACGGGCAACATCGACGGCGTCTTCCTCGAAATTCACCCCGAGCCGGCCCGGTCGCCGTCAGACGCCGACAACATCCTGCCGCTCGACCGGCTCGAGCCCCTGTTGAAGCAGCTTCTGGCCATTCGCAAAACCGTCCTGGCCGAAGCCCACGACGTCATTTCCCTGTAG
- a CDS encoding CTP synthase — protein sequence MSRFVFVTGGVLSSLGKGITAASLGCLLKARGFKVTIMKCDPYLNVDPGTMSPYQHGEVFVTEDGAETDLDLGHYERFIDVNLTRYNSITTGQVYSQVIAKERRGDYLGATVQVIPHITNAIKEMITRVAHINDADFTIVEVGGTVGDIEGQPYLEAIRQMRNDIGRDKVCYVHVTFIPYSKVIGEMKTKPTQHSVREMRADGLSPDIIVCRTQKQLTADARAKISLFCDIDPDHVLEARDVDCLYEIPLLMEEQKLADLVLRKMRLEDKAQPPAPALEAWKQTIVDPFRRKKPAKVRIGIVGKYTRIADAYLSVVESLIHASLPHEEAGLELVWVSAEQLEQEGAERHLAGLHGVLVPGGFGDRGTEGKIQAIQYCRERKVPFFGICLGMQCAVIEFARNVAGLKDAHSSELVPETPHPVISLMPDQDGVLKGGTMRLGTYPCRLAEGTRAERMYGTTLVYERHRHRFEVNNEYRARLAGRGLTICGASPDQRLVEMVELPDHPFFVACQFHPEFKSRPGKPHPLFAGFFDAAAAKRAEEK from the coding sequence ATGTCACGCTTCGTTTTCGTCACAGGCGGTGTTCTGTCGTCGCTCGGCAAGGGCATTACGGCCGCGTCGCTCGGCTGTCTGCTGAAGGCGCGCGGGTTCAAGGTCACGATCATGAAGTGCGACCCGTATCTGAACGTCGACCCGGGAACCATGAGCCCCTACCAGCACGGCGAGGTGTTCGTGACCGAGGACGGCGCCGAGACGGACCTCGATCTCGGCCATTACGAGCGGTTCATCGACGTCAACCTGACCCGGTATAACAGCATCACCACCGGCCAGGTCTACTCGCAGGTCATCGCGAAGGAGCGCCGCGGCGACTACCTTGGCGCGACGGTCCAGGTCATCCCTCATATAACGAATGCGATAAAAGAGATGATCACCCGCGTCGCCCACATCAACGACGCCGACTTCACGATCGTCGAGGTCGGCGGAACGGTCGGCGACATCGAGGGCCAGCCGTATCTCGAAGCGATCCGCCAGATGCGAAACGACATCGGCCGCGACAAGGTCTGCTACGTCCACGTGACGTTCATCCCGTATTCGAAGGTGATCGGCGAGATGAAGACGAAGCCGACCCAGCATTCGGTCCGCGAGATGCGCGCCGACGGCCTTTCCCCCGATATCATCGTCTGTCGCACGCAGAAACAGCTCACGGCCGACGCCCGCGCCAAGATTTCCCTGTTCTGCGACATCGATCCCGACCATGTTCTCGAAGCGCGCGACGTTGACTGCCTCTACGAAATCCCCCTGCTGATGGAAGAGCAGAAACTCGCCGACCTCGTCCTGCGGAAAATGCGCCTCGAAGACAAGGCCCAGCCGCCGGCGCCGGCGCTCGAAGCATGGAAACAGACGATCGTCGACCCGTTCCGGCGCAAGAAACCGGCGAAGGTCCGCATCGGCATCGTCGGCAAATACACGAGAATCGCCGATGCCTACCTGAGCGTCGTCGAGTCGCTCATCCATGCCTCTCTTCCGCACGAGGAGGCGGGTCTCGAACTCGTCTGGGTCTCGGCGGAACAGCTCGAGCAGGAAGGCGCGGAGCGGCATCTCGCCGGTCTTCACGGGGTCCTGGTGCCAGGCGGGTTCGGCGACCGCGGAACGGAAGGCAAGATCCAGGCGATCCAGTACTGCCGCGAACGGAAGGTCCCGTTTTTTGGAATATGTCTCGGTATGCAATGTGCCGTCATCGAGTTCGCGCGCAACGTCGCCGGTCTCAAGGATGCGCATTCGAGCGAACTCGTGCCGGAAACGCCCCACCCCGTCATCAGCCTCATGCCCGACCAGGACGGCGTTCTCAAGGGCGGAACGATGCGGCTCGGCACGTATCCCTGCCGGCTCGCCGAGGGAACGCGGGCAGAACGCATGTATGGCACGACGCTCGTCTACGAGCGCCACCGCCACCGGTTCGAGGTGAACAACGAGTACCGTGCGAGGCTTGCGGGACGCGGGCTGACCATCTGCGGCGCCAGCCCCGACCAGCGGCTCGTCGAGATGGTCGAACTGCCGGACCATCCCTTTTTCGTGGCATGCCAGTTCCATCCCGAGTTCAAGTCGAGGCCCGGCAAGCCCCACCCGCTGTTCGCCGGCTTTTTCGACGCGGCAGCCGCGAAGCGGGCCGAGGAGAAGTGA